From one Bacteroidales bacterium genomic stretch:
- a CDS encoding sigma-70 family RNA polymerase sigma factor, producing the protein MLFSKTKYRDIHHHLIANCKKGNRKAQIEIYKLYNKAMYNSALRILKNQADAEDVMQDSFLDAFTRIHLYREEGNFGGWLKRIVINNAIDFIQKRKPTNELDESQILLTDEQEECIENDCRLEDIKEAMKMIKQEYRIIISLYLFEGYDHEEIASIQNISYGLSRTRYSRARQSLLKVIHQLQTEREMKWA; encoded by the coding sequence ATGTTGTTCAGCAAAACAAAATATCGCGATATCCACCATCACCTGATTGCCAATTGCAAAAAAGGCAACCGGAAAGCGCAAATCGAAATTTACAAGCTCTATAATAAGGCGATGTATAATTCAGCACTACGCATTCTGAAAAATCAGGCTGATGCTGAGGATGTGATGCAAGACTCTTTTTTGGATGCTTTTACACGTATTCATCTTTATCGAGAAGAAGGAAATTTTGGAGGATGGCTAAAAAGAATAGTGATTAATAATGCAATAGATTTTATCCAAAAACGAAAGCCAACAAACGAATTAGACGAAAGTCAGATTTTACTGACGGATGAACAAGAAGAATGCATAGAAAATGATTGTCGATTAGAAGATATAAAAGAAGCCATGAAAATGATTAAACAAGAATACCGTATTATAATTTCGCTTTACCTCTTTGAAGGCTATGATCACGAGGAAATTGCGAGTATTCAAAACATCAGCTATGGCTTATCGCGAACGCGCTACTCTCGGGCACGACAAAGTCTTTTGAAAGTTATTCATCAACTTCAAACAGAAAGGGAAATGAAATGGGCTTAA